One segment of Gadus chalcogrammus isolate NIFS_2021 chromosome 8, NIFS_Gcha_1.0, whole genome shotgun sequence DNA contains the following:
- the camk2n1a gene encoding calcium/calmodulin-dependent protein kinase II inhibitor 1a: MSEVLPYNEGKMNGYGADSEVSQMSFSCGLQDSNAFFAASQAKRPPKLGQIGRAKRVVIEDDRIDEVLKGMTDKSPGV, translated from the exons ATGTCCGAGGTTCTGCCATACAACGAGGGCAAAATGAACGGCTACGGAGCGGACAGTGAGGTCAGCCAGATGTCCTTTAGCTGCGGACTTCAGGACTCGAATGCCTTTTTCGCGGCGTCGCAGGCGAAGAGACCCCCGAAGCTGGGGCAGATCGGCCGGGCCAAGCGAG tGGTGATCGAGGACGACCGAATAGACGAGGTCCTGAAGGGGATGACAGACAAGTCCCCCGGCGTGTAG
- the mul1a gene encoding mitochondrial ubiquitin ligase activator of nfkb 1-A — protein sequence MEEFPVSAVEALCLGTSLTISGILYYVYRKKKKTVDKLKDAPQLTLDGKLADLLNVTPGKCLQYVVIEGTVQPVSEPLRSQFQEGAVGVVQKLMLREHKLVWNGLARAWTDSERVLHQRVHAVPFHLAGSEEAVVRVLSPLEASALNMEVIHEKFHQATYGFSDIIGQYLSGEKPKGQLETEEMLRVGTTLTGVGELILDTDRALKLRPPTDGSEYFLTTADFETLRIDQENQAAAWQVLAAVFALAGAAVLLWVARRYYRSLKHHWEQERLRREFETLGADSASPPGPGTSRDEAAAPLENACVICLSRPRGCVLLDCGHVCCCYRCYQALPQPTCPICRQTIRRVVPLYQA from the exons ATGGAGGAATTTCCTGTAAGTGCTGTTGAGGCGTTGTGCCTTGGCACCAGCCTCACAATCTCTGGGATCCTGTACTACGTGtacagaaagaagaagaagacagtaGATAAGCTAAAA GATGCTCCACAGCTGACCTTGGATGGAAAGCTAGCAGACCTTCTAAACGTTACCCCTGGAAAGTGTCTACAGTATGTTGTCATTGAAG GGACGGTTCAGCCCGTGTCTGAGCCGCTCAGGAGCCAGTTCCAGGAGGGGGCCGTCGGCGTGGTCCAGAAGCTGATGCTGAGGGAACACAAGCTGGTGTGGAACGGCTTGGCTCGGGCATG GACGGACAGCGAGCGCGTGCTGCACCAGCGGGTGCACGCCGTGCCCTTCCACCTGGCGGGGTcggaggaggcggtggtccGGGTGCTGTCCCCCCTGGAGGCGTCGGCCCTCAACATGGAGGTGATCCACGAGAAGTTCCACCAGGCCACGTACGGCTTCAGCGACATCATCGGACAGTACCTGAGCGGGGAGAAGCCCAAAGGCCAGCTGGAGACAGAAGAGATGCTCAGG GTGGGTACTACTCTGACGGGCGTGGGGGAGCTGATCCTGGACACGGACCGGGCGCTAAAGCTCCGCCCTCCCACGGACGGCTCCGAGTACTTCCTGACCACTGCGGACTTTGAGACCCTGCGCATCGACCAGGAGAACCAGGCGGCGGCGTGGCAGGTGCTGGCCGCCGTGTTCGCCCTGGCCGGGGCGGCCGTGCTGCTGTGGGTGGCCAGGCGCTACTACCGCAGCCTGAAGCACCACTGGGAGCAGGAGCGCCTGAGGCGGGAGTTCGAGACGCTGGGGGCCGACTCCGCATCGCCGCCGGGCCCCGGGACCTCTCGGGACGAGGCGGCGGCGCCCCTGGAGAACGCCTGCGTGATATGCCTGAGCCGGCCGCGCGGCTGCGTTCTCCTGGACTGTGGTCACGTGTGCTGCTGCTACAGATGCTACCAGGCACTGCCCCAGCCCACCTGCCCCATATGCAGGCAGACCATCAGGAGGGTGGTGCCCCTGTACCAGGCCTGA
- the alg3 gene encoding dol-P-Man:Man(5)GlcNAc(2)-PP-Dol alpha-1,3-mannosyltransferase, which produces MAGVVRRKAPGQHSHVWAKLRTLWQEKHLILFKPEYTLMVVSLLWLLEIGINVWVIQKVAYTEIDWKAYMDEVEGVINGTYDYKELKGDTGPLVYPAGFVYIFTALYYVTSHGVNIRLAQYLFAAFYLITLLLVFRIYNRTKKVPPYVFFFVCCASYRIHSIFVLRLFNDPVAMLLLFGAINLFLDGHWTLGCGVYSLAVSVKMNVLLFAPGLLFLLLSEFGLIKTIPKLTLCAAIQLLLGLPFLMENPLGYMNGAFDLGRQFMFKWTVNWRFLPEWLFLSRSFHLLLLSAHLLTLLLFALRRWKRPGQSILDLLKEPSKRKNPAQKPTEDQLVLILFASNFIGMCFSRSLHYQFYVWYFHTLPFLLWSGGVEKLAPLLRLLILGLIELSWNTYPSTEYSSAALHACHLVMLLSLWLAPEPAPSPAPTPTQDQGAPQKDKQL; this is translated from the exons ATGGCAGGAGTTGTTAGGAGAAAAGCCCCTGGCCAACACTCTCATGTGTGGGCAAAACTTCGAACATTATGGCAGGAAAAGCATTTAATTTTGTTCAAGCCAGAATACACTCTTATGGTGGTGTCACTTCTCTGGTTGTTGGAAATTGGGATCAATGTATGGGTCATACAGAAAGTAGCGT ACACGGAGATAGACTGGAAGGCGTACATGGATGAGGTGGAGGGAGTCATTAATGGTACCTACGACTACAAGGAGCTAAAGGGAGACACCGGCCCCTTGGT GTATCCTGCAGGGTTTGTCTACATCTTCACAGCACTGTACTACGTCACCAGCCATGGGGTGAACATCCGTCTGGCTCAGTACCTCTTTGCTGCTTTCTACCTCATCACCCTGCTGCTCGTGTTCAGGATATATAATCGCACTAAAAAG GTTCCTCCGTATGTGTTCTTCTTTGTGTGCTGCGCCTCGTACCGCATCCACTCCATCTTCGTGCTGCGTCTCTTCAATGACCCGGTGGCCATGTTGCTCCTGTTTGGAGCCATCAACCTCTTCCTGGATGGACACTGGACTCTGGGCTGTGGTGTTTACAG TTTAGCAGTGTCTGTGAAGATGAACGTGCTTCTGTTTGCCCCCGGCCTTCTCTTCCTGCTCCTGTCTGAGTTTGGGTTAATCAAGACCATCCCTAAGCTGACTCTCTGTGCAGCCATACAG ctgctgctgggcctgcCCTTCCTGATGGAGAACCCCCTGGGCTACATGAACGGGGCCTTCGACCTGGGCCGCCAGTTCATGTTCAAGTGGACGGTGAACTGGCGCTTCCTGCCCGAGTGGCTGTTCCTGAGCCGCTCCttccacctgctgctgctgtccgcTCACCTGCTCACCCTGCTGCTGTTCGCCCTGCGTCGCTGGAAGAG GCCCGGGCAAAGTATTCTTGACCTGCTGAAGGAGCCGTCTAAGAGGAAGAACCCTGCTCAGAAACCCACAGAGGAT CAGCTGGTGCTGATACTGTTTGCCTCTAACTTCATCGGGATGTGCTTCAGCCGCTCACTGCACTACCAGTTCTACGTGTGGTACTTCCACACTCTGCCCTTCCTGCTGTGGAGCGGAGGGGTCGAGAAGCTTGCCCCCCTGCTCAG GCTGCTGATCCTGGGTCTCATCGAGCTCTCGTGGAACACCTACCCCTCCACGGAGTACAGCTCGGCGGCCCTCCACGCGTGCCACCTCGTCATGCTGCTGTCCCTGTGGCTGGCCCCGGAGCCGGCCCCCAGCCCGGCCCCTACCCCGACCCAAGACCAAGGAGCGCCCCAAAAGGACAAGCAGCTCTAG